DNA from bacterium:
CCATTCGGCACTGAAGATGCCTCCGGCGGTGTTCCGAGCACGGCACGAAAAGAAAATGACGGCCATGATGGCCGCCTAACGAAGGCAATACTTTACCGGACGAAATGAGAAAGCGTGTCTAAAGAATGGGGTACATACCAACTCGACTCGCCCAGACATCCAAATTCCGCACGACTTCCGCCCATTCCATGACCTCCTGAAGAAACCCCGTTCTAACATCGTCCCGTCCGGCCCGTTTTGATGAAACACCGTATAGCGACCACCCGTAACGGGTGGTCGCTATGGTTTTGGACTTCGTACAACGCGCTCTATTCCGAAGGTTGATCCTCGAAGGGAACAATTTCCTCCTTGATCAACAACCTCGAAGTGGTGACGTACTTCTGGAGTCCCAAACTTGGCTGGTGCGCAAATCCGATGTATTCAACATTTTTCCCGAGCGCCCGTACCTTGCGGATTGCGGGGATGAGATCGGTATCAGAAGAAACAATGATGAAGGTGTCGCATGTACCCTCGTACGCATCAACGAGGAGATCAACTGCGAGCTGTACATCAACTCCTTTCTCGTGATAGTCCCCATCATGCTCCATAAGGTATCCGCGACGAACCTCGAAATGCTGGGACGGCGAGGTCAGATGAGAAAATAATTGCTGCTGACGCTTCCGAAGTTGTTGACCCCGCTCATCTCCTTCCTTTGCTCGAATCACACCAACGTAGTAGCGTTGCGAAATCACGCTCCGCTCTCGAGCAAGCCAGGCAGTAAGACCACGGAAGTCAAACTTCCGCTTGTTTTTGACTTCAAGGGACTTGAGCTTGTAGTAAAAGTTGCTCCCATCGATCAGCACTGCGATGCGTTCTTGTTTGCTCATAAACCACAAAACCCGCCGTGTGCCCGTGAGGGCGCAGAGCGGGTGGTGTTAGTATCTTCACTATACCCAGTCGCACTCCACCCGTCAATGCCCAGTGTATCAAATAGCTCCATTGAGGGGAATAATATGCAAACGCCCCATGCGAGTGGGGTGTTTGCGGTTATTGATGCTTGC
Protein-coding regions in this window:
- a CDS encoding NYN domain-containing protein, whose translation is MSKQERIAVLIDGSNFYYKLKSLEVKNKRKFDFRGLTAWLARERSVISQRYYVGVIRAKEGDERGQQLRKRQQQLFSHLTSPSQHFEVRRGYLMEHDGDYHEKGVDVQLAVDLLVDAYEGTCDTFIIVSSDTDLIPAIRKVRALGKNVEYIGFAHQPSLGLQKYVTTSRLLIKEEIVPFEDQPSE